One stretch of Armigeres subalbatus isolate Guangzhou_Male chromosome 2, GZ_Asu_2, whole genome shotgun sequence DNA includes these proteins:
- the LOC134210670 gene encoding protein nervous wreck isoform X1, translated as MEPEKVLYLKQRRARIRFRRTGNYTKFLKNLHSEQLAKLALKNQNECELLEDIRQFTLKRSAIEKSYSEALLKISSAYLNKKQACIPEIKMDGAEEKWNMWSVWQTVLEENEKLARARLAAVEVFQQQIADEAKLLRNSKLNTSKKSIEHLGVVQKELQLSVQDVDKTKKCYFDEEHCAHDVRDKARDIEEKLKKKKGSFFQSITSLQKNSARVTSRKEQLEEKSTGARNDYILSLASANAHQNHYFTIDLQTTMATMENYVYERVADYLALIGRTELLTCSATQNSFGKIRDQAQQLTREYNLQCCYLYYPVLKQHIQYEFEPCDNDPIRKITADHESAAETLNREGKRWAGRVARESNVVRENARKLAICTALREAGHRTDPNDQNGPDLETKIDDFRENIRKAETAKCKAESRLECLRIGGINVDEWIQEAETLSVQEMPRSASSLSMRTDASGQGENPSSDSFYDSDNAEQDQPMSESSPAPKQPEPPGDEFVPDSDEDEDFEVEQERQKIEQISHTWDDPIQTDWGAEESTVVEASMPPQQSTGQTFKCTALYSYTAQNPDELTIVESEQLEVVGEGDGDGWLRARNYRGEEGFVPHNYLDVERDTPVDTHTPAQLSTQISFSSVDYTVDNEDQDHMQDSGQSPDQISVISAPRKAHQMYCIALYDYDATAEDELTFEEGQIIKLITKSPHGVDDGWWEGDLNGKIGNFPSLVVEECDENGEPLTDAEDESPPPSAPPSFAAPAPPPMVLQEATPPEGQSPTEFDSRSSEPAVDRFEFELNDDQHDKYGSQFSAPPPSQPPPVVICEEPEAEEEESRKDIEDATPATTSDDPNQLNFAQIIVTAATPMHDEPDKKFLEEDLDEEQAEEQPSEIIEKQEQETQEVSAKEKSKAESPPKEEPQVQQQQQQPTKPPTPPKPAKPPSPPKPAKPASPPKEQPKAASPPSVEPTPAEEPEPAPLEEPAAPFESTGFEANFEANFEGGFAANFDDAFGASQAEMPKQVVGGRASIPEELEPHQLARLQNLKESNA; from the exons GAACATGTGGAGCGTCTGGCAGACTGTACTAGAGGAAAACGAAAAGCTTGCACGTGCTCGTCTAGCAGCGGTCGAAGTATTCCAACAGCAAATAGCAGACGAAGCCAAACTACTCAGGAATTCAAAGTTAAATACCAGCAAGAAATCCATCGAACATCTCGGAGTAGTTCAGAAGGAACTGCAGCTCTCCGTGCAGGATGttgacaaaacaaaaaagtGTTACTTCGATGAAGAACATTGCGCTCATGATGTTCGCGACAAGGCACGGGATATCGAAGAAAAGCTAAAAAAGAAAAAGGGTTCATTCTTCCAATCGATAACGTCTCTTCAGAAAAATAGCGCACGAGTAACCTCACGTAAGGAACAACTCGAAGAGAAATCAACGGGAGCTAGAAACGATTACATTCTCAGTCTGGCCTCAGCTAACGCACATCAAAATCATTACTTCACCATTGACCTTCAGACAACGATGGCCACTATGGAGAATTACGTTTACGAACGAGTGGCAGACTACTTAGCGTTGATCGGCCGCACCGAGCTGCTCACTTGCTCAGCCACTCAGAACTCGTTCGGTAAGATCCGTGACCAGGCTCAACAGTTGACGCGTGAGTACAATCTACAGTGCTGCTATCTGTACTATCCGGTGCTCAAGCAGCATATTCAATACGAGTTTGAACCATGCGATAATGATCCAATCCGGAAGATTACGGCAGACCACGAGTCCGCTGCAGAGACTTTAAATAGGGAAGGTAAGCGTTGGGCTGGGCGTGTTGCTCGCGAGAGCAACGTAGTTCGCGAGAACGCTCGCAAGCTAGCCATCTGTACAGCACTCCGCGAGGCTGGCCACCGTACGGACCCCAACGATCAGAACGGTCCCGATCTGGAAACGAAGATCGACGACTTCCGCGAGAATATCCGTAAGGCAGAGACCGCCAAGTGTAAGGCCGAATCGCGGCTGGAGTGTTTGAGAATCGGTGGCATCAATGTGGATGAGTGGATACAAGAGGCAGAAACGTTAAGCGTGCAGGAAATGCCACGATCAGCTAGTTCATTGTCCATGCGTACCGACGCATCTGGTCAAGGG GAAAATCCTAGCTCCGATTCCTTCTACGATAGCGATAATGCCGAACAAGATCAGCCTATGTCAGAGTCTTCGCCTGCTCCGAAGCAACCTGAACCTCCTGGTGATGAATTCGTACCAGACAGCGATGAAGATGAAG ACTTCGAGGTTGAACAGGAGCGTCAAAAGATCGAACAGATCTCTCACACGTGGGACGATCCGATTCAAACGGATTGGGGTGCGGAGGAGTCCACAGTTGTCGAAGCCAGCATGCCACCACAACAATCCACAGGGCAGACATTCAAGTGCACAGCATTGTACTCGTACACCGCACAGAACCCGGATGAGCTAACCATAGTCGAGAGTGAGCAGCTGGAGGTAGTCGGCGAAGGCGATGGAGACGGATGGTTGAGGGCGCGGAACTATCGCGGTGAAGAAGGTTTTGTGCCGCACAACTATTTGGACGTCGAGAGGGATACTCCGGTGGATACCCATACTCCGGCCCAGCTATCGACGCAGATTTCCTTCTCCTCTGTCGATTACACGGTGGACAATGAAGATCAGGACCATATGCAGGACTCTGGTCAATCGCCCGATCAAATCTCAGTTATCTCTGCACCGCGAAAGGCACACCAAATGTACTGCATTGCATTGTACGATTATGATGCTACGGCGGAGGATGAGCTCACATTCGAGGAAGGACAG ATAATCAAATTAATCACCAAGAGCCCCCATGGAGTGGACGACGGCTGGTGGGAAGGTGACCTGAACGGCAAGATCGGAAATTTCCCTTCGCTGGTGGTGGAAGAATGTGATGAAAATGGAGAACCACTGACCGATGCCGAGGACGAATCTCCTCCACCGTCGGCACCGCCTTCGTTCGCGGCGCCGGCACCACCGCCCATGGTCCTGCAAGAGGCCACACCTCCCGAAGGACAGAGTCCAA CCGAGTTCGATAGCCGAAGTTCTGAGCCAGCGGTGGATCGGTTCGAGTTTGAACTGAACGACGATCAACACGACAAGTATGGGTCGCAGTTTTCGGCGCCTCCTCCTTCGCAGCCACCTCCAG TAGTGATTTGTGAGGAGCCTGAG GCCGAGGAGGAAGAATCTCGCAAAGATATAGAGGACGCTACTCCAGCTACTACTAGTGACGATCCTAACCAGCTGAATTTTGCCCAGATCATTGTGACCGCTGCCACGCCGATGCACGATGAGCCTGACAAGAAGTTTCTGGAAGAAGATCTAGATGAGGAACAAGCCGAAGAACAACCATCAGAGATAATTGAAAAACAAGAGCAGGAAACGCAGGAGGTCAGTGCTAAGGAAAAATCCAAGGCAGAGTCTCCGCCCAAGGAGGAACCCCaagtgcagcagcagcagcagcagcctaCTAAGCCACCAACTCCGCCGAAGCCAGCCAAACCGCCGTCACCTCCGAAGCCGGCGAAGCCAGCGTCACCTCCCAAAGAGCAACCGAAGGCAGCATCTCCACCAAGTGTGGAGCCTACTCCAGCCGAGGAACCGGAACCAGCACCGCTAGAAGAACCGGCGGCTCCCTTTGAATCCACCGGCTTCGAAGCTAACTTCGAGGCCAACTTCGAGGGTGGCTTCGCCGCCAACTTTGATGATGCGTTTGGAGCCAGTCAAGCGGAAATGCCAAAACAGGTGGTCGGTGGCAGGGCTAGCATACCGGAGGAACTCGAGCCACATCAGCTGGCGCGCTTGCAAAACCTGAAGGAATCCAACGCATAA
- the LOC134210670 gene encoding protein nervous wreck isoform X3 produces MQPPPRKGNYTKFLKNLHSEQLAKLALKNQNECELLEDIRQFTLKRSAIEKSYSEALLKISSAYLNKKQACIPEIKMDGAEEKWNMWSVWQTVLEENEKLARARLAAVEVFQQQIADEAKLLRNSKLNTSKKSIEHLGVVQKELQLSVQDVDKTKKCYFDEEHCAHDVRDKARDIEEKLKKKKGSFFQSITSLQKNSARVTSRKEQLEEKSTGARNDYILSLASANAHQNHYFTIDLQTTMATMENYVYERVADYLALIGRTELLTCSATQNSFGKIRDQAQQLTREYNLQCCYLYYPVLKQHIQYEFEPCDNDPIRKITADHESAAETLNREGKRWAGRVARESNVVRENARKLAICTALREAGHRTDPNDQNGPDLETKIDDFRENIRKAETAKCKAESRLECLRIGGINVDEWIQEAETLSVQEMPRSASSLSMRTDASGQGENPSSDSFYDSDNAEQDQPMSESSPAPKQPEPPGDEFVPDSDEDEDFEVEQERQKIEQISHTWDDPIQTDWGAEESTVVEASMPPQQSTGQTFKCTALYSYTAQNPDELTIVESEQLEVVGEGDGDGWLRARNYRGEEGFVPHNYLDVERDTPVDTHTPAQLSTQISFSSVDYTVDNEDQDHMQDSGQSPDQISVISAPRKAHQMYCIALYDYDATAEDELTFEEGQIIKLITKSPHGVDDGWWEGDLNGKIGNFPSLVVEECDENGEPLTDAEDESPPPSAPPSFAAPAPPPMVLQEATPPEGQSPTEFDSRSSEPAVDRFEFELNDDQHDKYGSQFSAPPPSQPPPVVICEEPEAEEEESRKDIEDATPATTSDDPNQLNFAQIIVTAATPMHDEPDKKFLEEDLDEEQAEEQPSEIIEKQEQETQEVSAKEKSKAESPPKEEPQVQQQQQQPTKPPTPPKPAKPPSPPKPAKPASPPKEQPKAASPPSVEPTPAEEPEPAPLEEPAAPFESTGFEANFEANFEGGFAANFDDAFGASQAEMPKQVVGGRASIPEELEPHQLARLQNLKESNA; encoded by the exons GAACATGTGGAGCGTCTGGCAGACTGTACTAGAGGAAAACGAAAAGCTTGCACGTGCTCGTCTAGCAGCGGTCGAAGTATTCCAACAGCAAATAGCAGACGAAGCCAAACTACTCAGGAATTCAAAGTTAAATACCAGCAAGAAATCCATCGAACATCTCGGAGTAGTTCAGAAGGAACTGCAGCTCTCCGTGCAGGATGttgacaaaacaaaaaagtGTTACTTCGATGAAGAACATTGCGCTCATGATGTTCGCGACAAGGCACGGGATATCGAAGAAAAGCTAAAAAAGAAAAAGGGTTCATTCTTCCAATCGATAACGTCTCTTCAGAAAAATAGCGCACGAGTAACCTCACGTAAGGAACAACTCGAAGAGAAATCAACGGGAGCTAGAAACGATTACATTCTCAGTCTGGCCTCAGCTAACGCACATCAAAATCATTACTTCACCATTGACCTTCAGACAACGATGGCCACTATGGAGAATTACGTTTACGAACGAGTGGCAGACTACTTAGCGTTGATCGGCCGCACCGAGCTGCTCACTTGCTCAGCCACTCAGAACTCGTTCGGTAAGATCCGTGACCAGGCTCAACAGTTGACGCGTGAGTACAATCTACAGTGCTGCTATCTGTACTATCCGGTGCTCAAGCAGCATATTCAATACGAGTTTGAACCATGCGATAATGATCCAATCCGGAAGATTACGGCAGACCACGAGTCCGCTGCAGAGACTTTAAATAGGGAAGGTAAGCGTTGGGCTGGGCGTGTTGCTCGCGAGAGCAACGTAGTTCGCGAGAACGCTCGCAAGCTAGCCATCTGTACAGCACTCCGCGAGGCTGGCCACCGTACGGACCCCAACGATCAGAACGGTCCCGATCTGGAAACGAAGATCGACGACTTCCGCGAGAATATCCGTAAGGCAGAGACCGCCAAGTGTAAGGCCGAATCGCGGCTGGAGTGTTTGAGAATCGGTGGCATCAATGTGGATGAGTGGATACAAGAGGCAGAAACGTTAAGCGTGCAGGAAATGCCACGATCAGCTAGTTCATTGTCCATGCGTACCGACGCATCTGGTCAAGGG GAAAATCCTAGCTCCGATTCCTTCTACGATAGCGATAATGCCGAACAAGATCAGCCTATGTCAGAGTCTTCGCCTGCTCCGAAGCAACCTGAACCTCCTGGTGATGAATTCGTACCAGACAGCGATGAAGATGAAG ACTTCGAGGTTGAACAGGAGCGTCAAAAGATCGAACAGATCTCTCACACGTGGGACGATCCGATTCAAACGGATTGGGGTGCGGAGGAGTCCACAGTTGTCGAAGCCAGCATGCCACCACAACAATCCACAGGGCAGACATTCAAGTGCACAGCATTGTACTCGTACACCGCACAGAACCCGGATGAGCTAACCATAGTCGAGAGTGAGCAGCTGGAGGTAGTCGGCGAAGGCGATGGAGACGGATGGTTGAGGGCGCGGAACTATCGCGGTGAAGAAGGTTTTGTGCCGCACAACTATTTGGACGTCGAGAGGGATACTCCGGTGGATACCCATACTCCGGCCCAGCTATCGACGCAGATTTCCTTCTCCTCTGTCGATTACACGGTGGACAATGAAGATCAGGACCATATGCAGGACTCTGGTCAATCGCCCGATCAAATCTCAGTTATCTCTGCACCGCGAAAGGCACACCAAATGTACTGCATTGCATTGTACGATTATGATGCTACGGCGGAGGATGAGCTCACATTCGAGGAAGGACAG ATAATCAAATTAATCACCAAGAGCCCCCATGGAGTGGACGACGGCTGGTGGGAAGGTGACCTGAACGGCAAGATCGGAAATTTCCCTTCGCTGGTGGTGGAAGAATGTGATGAAAATGGAGAACCACTGACCGATGCCGAGGACGAATCTCCTCCACCGTCGGCACCGCCTTCGTTCGCGGCGCCGGCACCACCGCCCATGGTCCTGCAAGAGGCCACACCTCCCGAAGGACAGAGTCCAA CCGAGTTCGATAGCCGAAGTTCTGAGCCAGCGGTGGATCGGTTCGAGTTTGAACTGAACGACGATCAACACGACAAGTATGGGTCGCAGTTTTCGGCGCCTCCTCCTTCGCAGCCACCTCCAG TAGTGATTTGTGAGGAGCCTGAG GCCGAGGAGGAAGAATCTCGCAAAGATATAGAGGACGCTACTCCAGCTACTACTAGTGACGATCCTAACCAGCTGAATTTTGCCCAGATCATTGTGACCGCTGCCACGCCGATGCACGATGAGCCTGACAAGAAGTTTCTGGAAGAAGATCTAGATGAGGAACAAGCCGAAGAACAACCATCAGAGATAATTGAAAAACAAGAGCAGGAAACGCAGGAGGTCAGTGCTAAGGAAAAATCCAAGGCAGAGTCTCCGCCCAAGGAGGAACCCCaagtgcagcagcagcagcagcagcctaCTAAGCCACCAACTCCGCCGAAGCCAGCCAAACCGCCGTCACCTCCGAAGCCGGCGAAGCCAGCGTCACCTCCCAAAGAGCAACCGAAGGCAGCATCTCCACCAAGTGTGGAGCCTACTCCAGCCGAGGAACCGGAACCAGCACCGCTAGAAGAACCGGCGGCTCCCTTTGAATCCACCGGCTTCGAAGCTAACTTCGAGGCCAACTTCGAGGGTGGCTTCGCCGCCAACTTTGATGATGCGTTTGGAGCCAGTCAAGCGGAAATGCCAAAACAGGTGGTCGGTGGCAGGGCTAGCATACCGGAGGAACTCGAGCCACATCAGCTGGCGCGCTTGCAAAACCTGAAGGAATCCAACGCATAA
- the LOC134210670 gene encoding protein nervous wreck isoform X2, translating to MEPEKVLYLKQRRARIRFRRTGNYTKFLKNLHSEQLAKLALKNQNECELLEDIRQFTLKRSAIEKSYSEALLKISSAYLNKKQACIPEIKMDGAEEKWNMWSVWQTVLEENEKLARARLAAVEVFQQQIADEAKLLRNSKLNTSKKSIEHLGVVQKELQLSVQDVDKTKKCYFDEEHCAHDVRDKARDIEEKLKKKKGSFFQSITSLQKNSARVTSRKEQLEEKSTGARNDYILSLASANAHQNHYFTIDLQTTMATMENYVYERVADYLALIGRTELLTCSATQNSFGKIRDQAQQLTREYNLQCCYLYYPVLKQHIQYEFEPCDNDPIRKITADHESAAETLNREGKRWAGRVARESNVVRENARKLAICTALREAGHRTDPNDQNGPDLETKIDDFRENIRKAETAKCKAESRLECLRIGGINVDEWIQEAETLSVQEMPRSASSLSMRTDASGQGENPSSDSFYDSDNAEQDQPMSESSPAPKQPEPPGDEFVPDSDEDEDFEVEQERQKIEQISHTWDDPIQTDWGAEESTVVEASMPPQQSTGQTFKCTALYSYTAQNPDELTIVESEQLEVVGEGDGDGWLRARNYRGEEGFVPHNYLDVERDTPVDTHTPAQLSTQISFSSVDYTVDNEDQDHMQDSGQSPDQISVISAPRKAHQMYCIALYDYDATAEDELTFEEGQIIKLITKSPHGVDDGWWEGDLNGKIGNFPSLVVEECDENGEPLTDAEDESPPPSAPPSFAAPAPPPMVLQEATPPEGQSPTEFDSRSSEPAVDRFEFELNDDQHDKYGSQFSAPPPSQPPPVICEEPEAEEEESRKDIEDATPATTSDDPNQLNFAQIIVTAATPMHDEPDKKFLEEDLDEEQAEEQPSEIIEKQEQETQEVSAKEKSKAESPPKEEPQVQQQQQQPTKPPTPPKPAKPPSPPKPAKPASPPKEQPKAASPPSVEPTPAEEPEPAPLEEPAAPFESTGFEANFEANFEGGFAANFDDAFGASQAEMPKQVVGGRASIPEELEPHQLARLQNLKESNA from the exons GAACATGTGGAGCGTCTGGCAGACTGTACTAGAGGAAAACGAAAAGCTTGCACGTGCTCGTCTAGCAGCGGTCGAAGTATTCCAACAGCAAATAGCAGACGAAGCCAAACTACTCAGGAATTCAAAGTTAAATACCAGCAAGAAATCCATCGAACATCTCGGAGTAGTTCAGAAGGAACTGCAGCTCTCCGTGCAGGATGttgacaaaacaaaaaagtGTTACTTCGATGAAGAACATTGCGCTCATGATGTTCGCGACAAGGCACGGGATATCGAAGAAAAGCTAAAAAAGAAAAAGGGTTCATTCTTCCAATCGATAACGTCTCTTCAGAAAAATAGCGCACGAGTAACCTCACGTAAGGAACAACTCGAAGAGAAATCAACGGGAGCTAGAAACGATTACATTCTCAGTCTGGCCTCAGCTAACGCACATCAAAATCATTACTTCACCATTGACCTTCAGACAACGATGGCCACTATGGAGAATTACGTTTACGAACGAGTGGCAGACTACTTAGCGTTGATCGGCCGCACCGAGCTGCTCACTTGCTCAGCCACTCAGAACTCGTTCGGTAAGATCCGTGACCAGGCTCAACAGTTGACGCGTGAGTACAATCTACAGTGCTGCTATCTGTACTATCCGGTGCTCAAGCAGCATATTCAATACGAGTTTGAACCATGCGATAATGATCCAATCCGGAAGATTACGGCAGACCACGAGTCCGCTGCAGAGACTTTAAATAGGGAAGGTAAGCGTTGGGCTGGGCGTGTTGCTCGCGAGAGCAACGTAGTTCGCGAGAACGCTCGCAAGCTAGCCATCTGTACAGCACTCCGCGAGGCTGGCCACCGTACGGACCCCAACGATCAGAACGGTCCCGATCTGGAAACGAAGATCGACGACTTCCGCGAGAATATCCGTAAGGCAGAGACCGCCAAGTGTAAGGCCGAATCGCGGCTGGAGTGTTTGAGAATCGGTGGCATCAATGTGGATGAGTGGATACAAGAGGCAGAAACGTTAAGCGTGCAGGAAATGCCACGATCAGCTAGTTCATTGTCCATGCGTACCGACGCATCTGGTCAAGGG GAAAATCCTAGCTCCGATTCCTTCTACGATAGCGATAATGCCGAACAAGATCAGCCTATGTCAGAGTCTTCGCCTGCTCCGAAGCAACCTGAACCTCCTGGTGATGAATTCGTACCAGACAGCGATGAAGATGAAG ACTTCGAGGTTGAACAGGAGCGTCAAAAGATCGAACAGATCTCTCACACGTGGGACGATCCGATTCAAACGGATTGGGGTGCGGAGGAGTCCACAGTTGTCGAAGCCAGCATGCCACCACAACAATCCACAGGGCAGACATTCAAGTGCACAGCATTGTACTCGTACACCGCACAGAACCCGGATGAGCTAACCATAGTCGAGAGTGAGCAGCTGGAGGTAGTCGGCGAAGGCGATGGAGACGGATGGTTGAGGGCGCGGAACTATCGCGGTGAAGAAGGTTTTGTGCCGCACAACTATTTGGACGTCGAGAGGGATACTCCGGTGGATACCCATACTCCGGCCCAGCTATCGACGCAGATTTCCTTCTCCTCTGTCGATTACACGGTGGACAATGAAGATCAGGACCATATGCAGGACTCTGGTCAATCGCCCGATCAAATCTCAGTTATCTCTGCACCGCGAAAGGCACACCAAATGTACTGCATTGCATTGTACGATTATGATGCTACGGCGGAGGATGAGCTCACATTCGAGGAAGGACAG ATAATCAAATTAATCACCAAGAGCCCCCATGGAGTGGACGACGGCTGGTGGGAAGGTGACCTGAACGGCAAGATCGGAAATTTCCCTTCGCTGGTGGTGGAAGAATGTGATGAAAATGGAGAACCACTGACCGATGCCGAGGACGAATCTCCTCCACCGTCGGCACCGCCTTCGTTCGCGGCGCCGGCACCACCGCCCATGGTCCTGCAAGAGGCCACACCTCCCGAAGGACAGAGTCCAA CCGAGTTCGATAGCCGAAGTTCTGAGCCAGCGGTGGATCGGTTCGAGTTTGAACTGAACGACGATCAACACGACAAGTATGGGTCGCAGTTTTCGGCGCCTCCTCCTTCGCAGCCACCTCCAG TGATTTGTGAGGAGCCTGAG GCCGAGGAGGAAGAATCTCGCAAAGATATAGAGGACGCTACTCCAGCTACTACTAGTGACGATCCTAACCAGCTGAATTTTGCCCAGATCATTGTGACCGCTGCCACGCCGATGCACGATGAGCCTGACAAGAAGTTTCTGGAAGAAGATCTAGATGAGGAACAAGCCGAAGAACAACCATCAGAGATAATTGAAAAACAAGAGCAGGAAACGCAGGAGGTCAGTGCTAAGGAAAAATCCAAGGCAGAGTCTCCGCCCAAGGAGGAACCCCaagtgcagcagcagcagcagcagcctaCTAAGCCACCAACTCCGCCGAAGCCAGCCAAACCGCCGTCACCTCCGAAGCCGGCGAAGCCAGCGTCACCTCCCAAAGAGCAACCGAAGGCAGCATCTCCACCAAGTGTGGAGCCTACTCCAGCCGAGGAACCGGAACCAGCACCGCTAGAAGAACCGGCGGCTCCCTTTGAATCCACCGGCTTCGAAGCTAACTTCGAGGCCAACTTCGAGGGTGGCTTCGCCGCCAACTTTGATGATGCGTTTGGAGCCAGTCAAGCGGAAATGCCAAAACAGGTGGTCGGTGGCAGGGCTAGCATACCGGAGGAACTCGAGCCACATCAGCTGGCGCGCTTGCAAAACCTGAAGGAATCCAACGCATAA